The following proteins come from a genomic window of Populus alba chromosome 12, ASM523922v2, whole genome shotgun sequence:
- the LOC118046280 gene encoding peptidyl-prolyl cis-trans isomerase FKBP17-2, chloroplastic, translated as MATFFGSPPFLSHPLTRTNFSSSSQTPPPPTPPIPPSQPNPSPQLSSSSSEQPQLPASVRVQQQKPAKPAGNSGTKVETTDWIASTLTRRFGLGAGLAWAAFLAVGVVSEQIKTRIEVSQQEANTRNVDIEEEVALPNGIRYYELRVGGGASPKPGDLVVIDLKGKIEGSGEVFVDTFGGDRKPLALVMGSRPYSKGMCEGVEYVLRSMKAGGKRRVIVPPNLGFRENGADLGTGVQIPPFATLEYVIEVERVSIAPA; from the exons ATGGCTACCTTCTTTGGGTCTCCACCATTTCTCTCCCATCCATTAACAAGAACTAacttttcttcatcatcacaAACACCTCCGCCTCCCACCCCACCTATCCCACCCTCGCAGCCAAACCCATCTCCACAGCTAAGCAGCAGTTCATCTGAGCAACCACAGCTACCAGCCTCGGTTAGAGTGCAACAGCAGAAGCCTGCTAAACCTGCTGGCAATTCTGGTACCAAAGTTGAAACCACTGACTGGATAGCTTCCACATTAACTAGGCGGTTCGGCCTCGGTGCTGGCCTAGCATGGGCAGCCTTTCTTGCAGTCGGTGTGGTTTCAGAACAAATCAAGACCCGCATCGAAGTCTCCCAACAAGAAGCAAATACAAG AAATGTTGATATAGAGGAAGAGGTAGCGTTACCTAATGGCATAAG GTACTATGAGTTGAGAGTAGGAGGCGGAGCCTCTCCAAAGCCAGGGGACTTGGTGGTGATTGATCTCAAGGGGAAAATTGAAGGCAGTGGAGAAGTGTTTGTGGACACATTTGGCGGTGACAGGAAACCATTGGCTTTAGTAATGGGGTCAAGGCCCTATAGCAAGGGAATGTGTGAAGGGGTAGAATATGTACTGAGATCAATGAAGGCTGGAGGCAAAAGGAGAGTTATAGTCCCTCCTAATttaggttttagagagaatggTGCAGATTTAGGCACCGGTGTGCAGATTCCACCATTTGCAACTCTTGAGTATGTTATTGAGGTTGAGAGAGTTTCTATTGCACCAGCTTAA
- the LOC118046313 gene encoding uncharacterized protein has translation MSSALCSCCCEEQAAKGNAPTHWVPSKTRGLTPPFFTCRKHGYLSRQGKGNTQIAWQEYTDSFFSRLDLADRNYHRLHPLRPTFDRDDPFTGKDNADSFSLFTLPSNGSSVILQNIEFDDGVELPEIIHSGIEFDAEKNALGFEDNGNDDDDDDESKGGDDEENGFSQQHMNLRFFITLFVPGYYLLTIVGFTVLYSCISGIVFVVVANDLLGRHDSCISEVVWVGAKVGVKKLTWFFCLRWAVRNAESHGIGLLFVPRIYDRYFLFKLFIWLKLIPFSIVFPWFFGLERYMPMYFLLWWALDEMVVLVMALDCWITIDSSRRTGFEIMKEGYDLISRMWHQAVLIKCYEHVIVEGTAAIYHLSRVLGEG, from the exons ATGTCGTCAGCTTTGTGCAGCTGCTGCTGCGAAGAGCAGGCAGCAAAGGGCAATGCTCCAACTCACTGGGTCCCAAGCAAAACTCGGGGACTAACCCCACCCTTTTTCACATGTAGAAAACATGGGTATTTGTCGAG GCAAGGGAAGGGGAATACACAGATTGCTTGGCAAGAATACACAGATTCCTTTTTCTCCCGCCTCGACCTTGCTGACCGCAATTACCATCGCCTTCATCCCCTCCGCCCCACCTTCGACCGTGACGACCCCTTTACCGGGAAAGACAATGCCGACTCTTTCTCCCTCTTCACTCTCCCTTCCAATGGTAGTTCCGTCATTCTCCAAAACATTGAATTTGATGATGGAGTTGAGCTCCCTGAAATCATACATTCTGGAATTGAATTTGATGCCGAGAAGAATGCTTTAGGTTTTGAAGATAAtggaaatgatgatgatgatgatgatgagagcAAAGGAGGAGATGATGAGGAAAATGGGTTTTCACAGCAGCATATGAATTTGCGGTTTTTTATTACCCTTTTCGTGCCTGGTTATTATCTCCTAACGATCGTAGGATTTACCGTCTTATATTCTTGTATTTCAgggattgtttttgttgttgtggctAATGATTTGTTAGGAAGACATGATTCTTGCATTTCAGAGGTTGTCTGGGTTGGGGCTAAGGTTGGGGTTAAGAAGCTAACTTGGTTTTTCTGTTTGAGATGGGCTGTAAGAAATGCTGAAAGTCATGGGATTGGTTTGTTGTTTGTTCCTCGGATTTATGATcggtattttctttttaagctttttatatGGCTGAAGCTGATACCGTTTTCGATTGTGTTTCCATGGTTTTTCGGGCTCGAGAGGTACATGCCGATGTATTTCCTTCTTTGGTGGGCTTTGGATGAGATGGTGGTGTTGGTAATGGCGTTGGATTGCTGGATCACGATCGATTCTTCCCGGAGGACTGGTTTTGAGATTATGAAGGAAGGTTATGATTTGATATCAAGAATGTGGCATCAGGCAGTTCTGATTAAATGTTATGAACATGTGATTGTTGAAGGGACAGCTGCAATATATCATCTCAGTCGGGTTCTCGGAGAAGGCTGA